AGTTCGATCTCGAAGACCGGACCGGTGTAGTATTCAAGGCCACGGACAACTGAAGGATCGATCTTGATGCGGTCCGGTCCGTAGCCCGCAGCGGCGAACAGCATCGCCATGGCGCGCAGCTCGGTCACGCCGGCGGTGCCGGTTTCGTTGCCGGTCACGAGCTTGTCGAGCTCACCGAACAGCGCCTCGCCCTCGCCGCCTGCGGAGGTATAGGCCAGCACCTTGGCGATCTGGCTGTCGTCGAGCCCGGCACCCTTGGTGAAGTCGCCGCTTTCGTCCTCGCGGCCCTTGCCGAGCAGGGCGCGGACGCCGTCCATGCCGAGGCGATCGAGCTTGTCGATGGCGCGGAGCACTACGAGGCTCTTGTCCGGATCGGCCTTGCCGAGGCCAATGCTTTCCAGCACGCCGTCGAGCACTTTGCGGTTGTTGACCTTGACGATGTATTTCCCCTGGAGGCCGAGGGCATCCATGGTGTCGGCCATCATCATGCAGATTTCGGCGTCCGATTCCGGACCGGCAGCGCCGACGGTGTCGGCGTCGAACTGCATGAACTGGCGGAAGCGGCCCGGGCCCGGCTTTTCGTTGCGGAACACGTAGCCGGCGCGATAGGAGCGGAACGGCTTGGGCAGCTTGTCGTAGTTTTCGGCGAAATAGCGGGCGAGCGGCGCGGTCAGGTCGTAGCGCAGGCTCAGCCACTGCTCGTCATCGTCCTGAAGCGAGAACACGCCGGCATTGGGTCGGTCGGTATCCGGCAGGAACTTGCCCAGAGTCTCGGTGTATTCGAAGAGCGGGGTTTCGATCGGGTCGAACCCGTAGCGCTGATAGACAGCCTTGATCTTGGCGATCATGGCGTCGGTCGCCGCGATATCGGCGGGCGTGCGATCCTCGAAACCGCGCGGCAGCCGCGGCACGATCAGCTTGGATTTATCGGTCATCTGGCAAAGTCCGGAAAAGTCGCGGGTGTTGGTAGCGGATTGAGGTTGGCACGGCAAGCGTGGGGCTCCCCGAAAACCGGAGAGCCCCCTCGCTTTTAGGCGCGCCAGAGCACCAGCAGCATCGGCTTGATGGTCGGGACGCCCTCATACGGGCCGGCATCGCCATCGGGCGGCAGGCCGAGGTCGCCGCGCAGGTGCGCCGGCGCTATGGGCGGACGCACCCGGTAGCGCCACCACGAGAGCAAGGCTGCAAGCTGCTTGCCGCCGTTCTCTTCCGTAGCGGGTACCGGGGTGGCGTTCTTGAGGGGCTGGAATTCGAGAATGGTCATTTTGTCTTCTCCTTTGTTGGGGTTGTGGGGCTGGGAACGGCTAGTTCATCCAGTCCTTGCTCTTGCCCTGGTCGGCCTTGCGGCCGAGGTCCACGAGCGGGAAATCGAACATGGACGGCACGCGGGGCGGCAGTCCCACATCCGCACGCAGATGATCGGGTACCACCGGATTCTGGCGGCCCCACCAGGCTACGAGCCTGGCAAAC
The sequence above is a segment of the Paradevosia shaoguanensis genome. Coding sequences within it:
- the hisS gene encoding histidine--tRNA ligase; translated protein: MTDKSKLIVPRLPRGFEDRTPADIAATDAMIAKIKAVYQRYGFDPIETPLFEYTETLGKFLPDTDRPNAGVFSLQDDDEQWLSLRYDLTAPLARYFAENYDKLPKPFRSYRAGYVFRNEKPGPGRFRQFMQFDADTVGAAGPESDAEICMMMADTMDALGLQGKYIVKVNNRKVLDGVLESIGLGKADPDKSLVVLRAIDKLDRLGMDGVRALLGKGREDESGDFTKGAGLDDSQIAKVLAYTSAGGEGEALFGELDKLVTGNETGTAGVTELRAMAMLFAAAGYGPDRIKIDPSVVRGLEYYTGPVFEIELTFAVTNEKGQQVVFGSVGGGGRYDGLVSRFRSEPVPATGFSIGVSRLANALKLTGNLTSEAVQGPVVVLVMDRDQTARYQAMVSELRNAGIRAEMYLGSSGMNAQMKYANRRNAPAVVIEGSNEREQGMVTIKDMVAGAEAAKEFTSNAEMKAARPAQVNVARVDLVQAIRDMLA